A genome region from Anolis carolinensis isolate JA03-04 chromosome 6, rAnoCar3.1.pri, whole genome shotgun sequence includes the following:
- the arl4d gene encoding ADP-ribosylation factor-like protein 4D — translation MGNQLAPVPPFRPHLQALHVVVVGLDAAGKTSLLYRLKFQEFVKSAPTKGFNMEKIRVPLGGSRAITFQVWDVGGQEKLRPLWKSYMRHTDGVVFVVDSAEAERLEEARVELHRIARSSDNQGVPVLVLANKQDVAQALSVTEVEKLLGLHELCASTLSHIQGCSAVSGLGLQPALEKLYEMILKRKKVLRNSKRKR, via the coding sequence ATGGGGAACCAGCTGGCCCCAGTGCCCCCCTTCCGGCCCCATCTCCAGGCTCTGCACGTGGTGGTGGTAGGACTGGACGCGGCCGGAAAGACATCCCTGCTGTATCGCCTGAAATTCCAGGAGTTTGTCAAGAGTGCGCCAACCAAAGGCTTCAACATGGAGAAGATCCGGGTGCCGCTGGGTGGATCTCGTGCCATCACTTTCCAAGTCTGGGACGTGGGAGGCCAGGAGAAGCTGCGCCCGCTCTGGAAATCCTACATGCGGCACACCGATGGGGTGGTTTTTGTAGTGGACTCGGCCGAGGCGGAGCGCCTGGAGGAGGCCCGGGTGGAGCTGCACCGGATTGCCCGCTCCTCGGACAACCAAGGGGTCCCCGTGTTGGTGCTGGCCAACAAGCAAGACGTTGCCCAGGCGCTCTCGGTGACCGAGGTAGAGAAACTGCTTGGCTTACATGAACTTTGCGCCTCGACTTTGAGCCACATCCAGGGTTGCAGCGCTGTCAGCGGCCTGGGACTTCAGCCAGCCCTGGAGAAACTCTACGAAATGATCCTCAAGCGCAAGAAGGTCCTTCGCAACAGCAAGAGGAAGCGCTGA